The Niastella koreensis GR20-10 genome includes a window with the following:
- a CDS encoding carboxymuconolactone decarboxylase family protein, whose translation MSDQFEVLKRENVSTKNQQVFDQIKSLLGAVPNLYSTLAYSENALEAYFRLETSPNSLSAREVAIVNLVVSEINNCMYSLSVFTMIAKQSGFTEEQTIEIRSGCASFDTQLDALIKLTRELSRKKNIETQQLLDAFYMAGYTKENLMDIIILIGDRTISNLLHTVTRVPIEFPLAKTID comes from the coding sequence ATGAGCGATCAATTTGAGGTTCTCAAAAGAGAAAATGTATCGACAAAAAACCAACAGGTGTTTGACCAGATCAAAAGCTTACTGGGTGCTGTCCCTAATCTCTATTCAACACTGGCCTATTCTGAAAATGCGCTTGAGGCATACTTCAGGTTGGAAACCAGTCCAAATTCTTTAAGTGCAAGAGAAGTAGCAATAGTGAACCTGGTAGTTAGTGAAATAAATAATTGTATGTATAGCCTGAGCGTGTTTACGATGATTGCCAAACAATCCGGTTTCACGGAAGAACAAACCATTGAGATAAGATCTGGCTGCGCTTCGTTTGACACCCAACTGGATGCATTGATAAAATTGACAAGGGAACTTTCCCGTAAGAAAAATATAGAAACCCAACAGTTGTTGGACGCTTTTTATATGGCCGGTTATACCAAAGAAAACTTAATGGACATCATCATTCTAATTGGCGATAGAACAATAAGCAATTTGCTGCATACAGTTACCAGGGTTCCGATCGAATTCCCCCTGGCAAAAACGATTGATTAA
- a CDS encoding peroxiredoxin-like family protein, giving the protein MKSSITIKFRSLAVVISLACTTGLVQAQDNAQPVDTKQLSYISPQKPEDISPLLNGEKIPTGLLPDVSGKIFDLNKAVSEKPTVLIIYRGGWCPYCSKQLSGLRQAAPELEKLGYQLIAVSTDAPEGLMQSVTKEKISFTLLSDADLSFSKQFGLAYKAPMGYWEMLLKSTHGKDVDLLLPVPSVFILNKKGAIQFEYINPDFKQRLNPDLLKTVAASIIKEL; this is encoded by the coding sequence ATGAAAAGTTCGATTACCATCAAATTCAGGTCCCTGGCTGTTGTCATATCATTGGCATGCACAACAGGATTGGTTCAGGCACAGGATAATGCTCAGCCTGTTGATACGAAACAGCTATCTTATATTAGTCCGCAAAAACCAGAAGACATCAGTCCATTACTCAACGGGGAGAAGATCCCTACGGGGTTGCTGCCTGATGTTTCGGGAAAGATCTTTGACCTGAACAAGGCAGTGTCTGAAAAACCAACCGTATTGATCATTTATCGTGGTGGCTGGTGTCCTTATTGTTCCAAACAGCTTTCAGGCTTGCGGCAAGCGGCGCCAGAACTGGAAAAGCTGGGTTATCAATTGATCGCTGTTAGTACGGATGCCCCGGAAGGGCTTATGCAATCTGTAACAAAAGAAAAAATAAGTTTCACCCTGCTATCTGACGCAGACCTTAGCTTCTCCAAACAGTTTGGATTAGCTTACAAAGCGCCAATGGGATATTGGGAAATGCTGTTAAAATCCACACATGGAAAAGACGTCGATTTGTTACTTCCCGTACCATCTGTATTTATACTGAACAAAAAAGGCGCAATACAATTCGAATATATCAATCCTGATTTCAAACAACGGCTGAACCCGGATCTTTTAAAAACCGTAGCGGCCAGTATCATAAAAGAACTTTAA
- a CDS encoding thioredoxin family protein encodes MSEAMSSKIFLVISLIGFTIGLRVVVAHAKEKQNVKQAEKKISFVNGKWKDVAALAKKKGKYIFVDAYTAWCAPCRQLKNVTFKDREAAAFYNGNFISYTVDMEKGEGVELAEKWDVTAYPTLLFFTPEGKMVMTQVGYVNGKQLIEFGKQALEKL; translated from the coding sequence ATGTCTGAAGCCATGAGCAGCAAAATATTTTTAGTTATTAGCCTGATTGGGTTTACAATTGGATTACGCGTGGTCGTTGCACACGCTAAAGAAAAGCAAAACGTGAAGCAGGCTGAGAAGAAAATATCATTTGTTAATGGCAAATGGAAGGATGTAGCAGCGCTGGCAAAGAAAAAAGGCAAATATATTTTTGTGGATGCATATACTGCCTGGTGTGCTCCATGCCGTCAACTCAAAAATGTTACATTCAAAGACAGGGAGGCCGCGGCGTTTTACAATGGAAACTTTATCAGTTATACGGTTGACATGGAAAAAGGCGAAGGTGTAGAATTAGCTGAAAAATGGGATGTTACGGCGTATCCTACATTGTTATTCTTTACACCTGAAGGTAAAATGGTTATGACACAGGTTGGATACGTGAATGGAAAGCAATTGATTGAATTTGGCAAGCAAGCACTTGAAAAACTCTAA
- a CDS encoding putative quinol monooxygenase — protein sequence METISLLVRLEAKPGKEQQVANFIKGALSLAQQEQKTIRWYALQIGPATFGIFDTFETEEGRDAHLGGEIAKALMANAPDLLAKAPEIEKVAILAYK from the coding sequence ATGGAAACAATTTCGTTATTGGTCAGGCTTGAAGCAAAGCCAGGCAAAGAACAACAAGTAGCCAATTTCATAAAAGGCGCGCTGTCTTTGGCACAGCAGGAACAAAAAACCATCCGATGGTATGCTTTGCAGATAGGACCTGCTACTTTTGGGATCTTCGATACGTTTGAAACTGAAGAAGGCAGGGATGCCCATCTTGGCGGTGAAATTGCAAAAGCGCTGATGGCAAATGCGCCTGATTTACTGGCGAAAGCTCCGGAAATCGAAAAAGTGGCCATCCTGGCCTATAAGTAA
- a CDS encoding helix-turn-helix domain-containing protein — translation MIREYNDNATSARFIMHSGNKMFSGKGLNKPAPYPINTFVYNKEAAQEVVIDEIAYTMPGGCILPLVSNQHFIFEHPESLIAWQFNREFYCIVDHDAEVGCVGFLFYGIQHPMFIKLNKDESEEMSHLEKVFSNELLLKDNFQGEMLRTLLKRVIIKITRLAKFQSKDYQQYPVEKMDLIRSFSLLLEGNFKQQHEVRFYAGALNKSPKTLSNVFALLKQPAPSILIRNRIVLEAKRYLHYTEKSAKEIAYELGFESPAHFSRFFKMYAGTNISEFRSQ, via the coding sequence ATGATAAGGGAGTATAACGATAATGCGACATCGGCACGCTTTATCATGCACAGCGGCAATAAAATGTTTTCGGGTAAGGGGCTGAACAAACCGGCGCCTTACCCAATCAATACCTTCGTGTATAATAAAGAGGCAGCCCAGGAAGTGGTTATCGACGAAATTGCCTATACGATGCCCGGAGGCTGCATCCTGCCGCTTGTTTCCAATCAGCATTTTATATTCGAGCACCCGGAATCCTTAATTGCCTGGCAGTTTAACCGGGAATTCTATTGTATTGTTGATCATGACGCAGAAGTAGGTTGTGTTGGTTTTCTGTTCTATGGAATACAGCACCCGATGTTCATTAAGTTGAACAAAGATGAAAGTGAAGAAATGTCACACCTGGAAAAAGTATTTTCAAATGAGCTATTGCTGAAAGATAATTTCCAGGGAGAAATGCTTCGTACACTGTTGAAAAGGGTGATTATAAAAATCACCCGATTGGCCAAGTTCCAGAGCAAAGACTACCAACAATATCCCGTTGAAAAAATGGATCTCATAAGAAGCTTTTCTTTATTACTGGAAGGAAATTTCAAACAACAACACGAGGTGAGGTTTTATGCGGGAGCGCTTAACAAATCTCCCAAAACCCTCAGTAACGTTTTTGCACTGTTGAAACAGCCAGCCCCTTCAATCCTCATCCGGAACAGGATTGTGCTGGAAGCCAAACGTTACCTGCATTATACCGAAAAGTCAGCGAAGGAAATAGCTTATGAACTGGGTTTTGAAAGTCCGGCGCATTTTAGCAGGTTTTTCAAGATGTACGCCGGGACAAACATCTCTGAGTTTCGCAGTCAGTAA
- a CDS encoding carboxymuconolactone decarboxylase family protein, translating to MVTINSFPNEAGLNKKNKSYLEYFNKRLGRTPNLLVTMMHSDQALSTYYTFHSRKTSLSKREIEAITLTVSQHNGAMYCLSAHTMIAKLNGFSDENILELRRASASFDSKLEALVKLAVYLARHTNSIDNSLLDNFFAAGYTKEHLIDMLQVIGDTVITNITGRVFQIPIDYPPAKELW from the coding sequence ATGGTAACGATAAATAGTTTTCCCAACGAAGCCGGATTAAATAAAAAGAACAAAAGTTACCTGGAGTATTTCAATAAGAGGCTTGGTCGAACGCCCAACCTGTTAGTGACTATGATGCATTCAGACCAGGCACTGAGCACCTACTATACTTTTCATAGCCGAAAAACCTCCTTGTCAAAAAGGGAAATTGAGGCAATAACCCTCACCGTATCGCAGCATAATGGCGCAATGTACTGCCTGAGTGCACATACAATGATTGCAAAACTGAATGGTTTCAGCGACGAAAATATACTGGAATTGCGCAGGGCATCAGCTTCGTTTGACAGCAAACTGGAGGCTTTGGTAAAACTTGCGGTTTATTTGGCAAGACATACGAATTCTATCGATAATAGCCTGCTTGACAATTTCTTTGCAGCGGGATATACAAAAGAGCATTTGATAGATATGCTTCAGGTGATAGGCGATACCGTTATTACAAATATTACAGGCAGGGTATTCCAGATCCCAATAGATTACCCCCCTGCGAAAGAGCTCTGGTAA
- a CDS encoding YHS domain-containing (seleno)protein — MKLLWDIICVSLSCQHGRIKQLKSENTHLFIQIILIMKKAAAILVLFVSTLSGLRAQQASVRVKQYNIDKSGLAIAGYDPVAYFIDNKALEGSKDITTVYQGITYRFASVGNRNVFKANPLKYEPQYGGWCAYAMGAKGEKVEVDPETFKIVDGKLFLFYNKYFNNTLKIWNKDEAHLKTSADQSWTKFIQ; from the coding sequence GTGAAACTCCTTTGGGATATTATCTGTGTTTCTTTGTCCTGTCAGCACGGACGAATCAAACAGTTAAAATCAGAAAACACTCATTTATTTATCCAAATAATTTTAATCATGAAAAAAGCGGCGGCCATTTTAGTCCTTTTTGTCTCTACTCTCTCAGGGCTTCGGGCACAACAAGCTTCTGTACGTGTAAAACAATACAATATTGATAAATCGGGCCTGGCCATAGCAGGTTATGATCCCGTAGCCTACTTCATCGACAATAAAGCCCTTGAAGGCAGCAAAGATATTACAACGGTGTATCAAGGGATTACTTATCGCTTCGCTTCGGTAGGCAATAGGAATGTGTTTAAGGCCAACCCCTTAAAATACGAACCACAATATGGAGGCTGGTGCGCCTATGCAATGGGCGCAAAAGGCGAAAAGGTAGAAGTGGATCCGGAAACATTTAAAATCGTTGATGGCAAATTGTTTTTGTTCTATAATAAATATTTCAACAATACACTCAAAATCTGGAACAAGGATGAAGCCCATCTTAAAACCAGTGCAGATCAAAGCTGGACAAAATTTATTCAATAG
- a CDS encoding DoxX family protein, with product MTKRQQRLITWIFRVIAALIMLQTLFFKFTAAPESVYIFSKLGMEPWGRIGIGVLELVASILILIPRTIAFGALLGLGLMSGAIFFHLTRLGIVVQNDAGELFIYALLVFISCLILAVVYRAQLPGLFFKTKHDHL from the coding sequence ATGACTAAAAGACAACAACGTTTGATTACCTGGATATTCCGGGTTATAGCAGCACTTATTATGTTGCAGACATTATTTTTCAAGTTTACAGCCGCTCCCGAGTCGGTATATATTTTTTCCAAACTGGGTATGGAACCCTGGGGGCGCATAGGCATCGGAGTACTGGAGCTGGTCGCTTCAATACTCATTCTTATCCCCCGGACAATCGCCTTTGGCGCCCTGCTGGGCCTGGGATTGATGAGCGGAGCCATTTTTTTTCATCTTACCCGATTGGGCATCGTAGTACAAAATGATGCCGGTGAGTTATTCATATATGCCTTGCTGGTTTTTATCAGTTGCCTGATACTGGCAGTTGTTTACAGAGCTCAGCTACCAGGGTTATTCTTCAAAACAAAACATGACCACTTATGA
- a CDS encoding NRDE family protein codes for MCTVTFIPTSKGIYLTSNRDENKHRSQALPPAQYSSSAGRLIYPKDQDASGSWIGLKENGDAAVLLNGAFDNHTRQPAYRKSRGLIFLDIFEHCNPGESFSTIDLNYIEPFTLVVYFNRQLWEYRWDGHRKHTLLLDATKPHIWSSATLYDTSAKQQRKRWFLKWFSSTSPIDISKVMGFHQYGGLGDLYNGLVIDRGNMHTVSITSVFGNAGSPLMNYHDLQTGANVSTKFERPALPSKESVFQKASLFVRRARIKIANWEFWPLHLVYGPLYFYWCWLSIRARSLFFFSAANPGIQYSGFVHERKSEIYKLIPKQYYPLTKLCTAGQPELKLAQNLKREGLLFPMIAKPDVGERGIQVKLLHSQAELEMYASRSKVDFLLQQFISYKQEVGIFYYRIPGQDRGYISGIVGKEFLTVTGDGKSSIESLVKDEDRFLLQLSALRYTYGDFLNTVLAEGAECVLVPYGSHSRGAKFIDLSYQITEKLTQVIDGVCRQIPGFYYGRLDIKFNSWEELCEGKNFSIIELNGAGSEPTHIYDPGHSLLYAWKEICRHWHLLYKISRLNARQKTLVLMNSREGIKMIRDHHRYLKTITQV; via the coding sequence ATGTGCACAGTAACTTTTATACCTACCTCAAAGGGCATTTACCTTACATCCAACAGGGATGAAAATAAGCACCGCAGCCAGGCTTTACCTCCGGCACAATATAGCAGCAGTGCAGGCCGGCTCATCTACCCGAAGGATCAGGATGCCTCCGGTAGCTGGATAGGCCTGAAAGAAAACGGGGATGCAGCCGTATTGCTCAACGGCGCTTTTGATAACCATACACGACAGCCGGCCTATCGTAAAAGCAGGGGCTTGATTTTCCTTGATATTTTTGAGCATTGCAATCCCGGTGAAAGTTTTAGTACAATAGACCTAAATTATATAGAACCCTTTACCCTGGTGGTTTACTTCAATAGGCAGCTATGGGAATACCGCTGGGACGGTCACAGGAAACACACGCTTTTACTGGATGCAACCAAGCCGCATATCTGGTCTTCTGCTACATTATACGATACTAGTGCCAAACAACAAAGAAAGCGGTGGTTTTTGAAATGGTTTTCATCTACCAGCCCCATAGACATATCAAAAGTCATGGGTTTTCATCAGTATGGCGGGCTGGGCGATCTATACAACGGTCTGGTGATAGACAGAGGTAACATGCACACCGTCAGCATTACTTCTGTTTTTGGGAATGCTGGCAGCCCCCTGATGAACTACCATGACCTGCAAACGGGTGCAAACGTCTCAACGAAATTTGAACGACCCGCTTTGCCTTCCAAAGAAAGCGTTTTTCAAAAAGCTTCCTTGTTTGTAAGAAGGGCCCGGATCAAAATAGCTAATTGGGAATTCTGGCCTTTGCACCTGGTATATGGTCCGCTTTACTTTTATTGGTGCTGGCTAAGCATTCGGGCGCGCTCCCTGTTTTTTTTCAGTGCAGCCAATCCGGGCATACAGTACTCTGGCTTTGTACATGAGCGCAAAAGTGAAATTTATAAGTTAATCCCTAAGCAATATTACCCGCTAACAAAACTCTGTACGGCAGGCCAGCCCGAGTTAAAGTTAGCGCAGAACCTGAAAAGAGAAGGATTATTATTTCCAATGATAGCCAAACCTGATGTGGGTGAACGGGGTATACAGGTTAAATTATTGCATTCCCAAGCGGAACTTGAGATGTATGCCAGTCGCAGCAAAGTAGATTTTCTGCTCCAACAATTCATTTCCTATAAACAGGAAGTGGGTATTTTCTACTACCGGATCCCTGGCCAGGACAGGGGATATATCTCCGGTATTGTAGGCAAAGAGTTTCTCACTGTTACCGGTGATGGAAAATCCAGTATAGAGTCACTGGTAAAGGACGAAGATCGTTTTCTGTTACAGCTATCCGCATTGAGATATACTTATGGCGATTTTCTAAATACGGTATTAGCTGAAGGAGCAGAGTGCGTTCTGGTTCCGTATGGCAGCCATAGCAGGGGCGCGAAATTTATTGACCTGAGCTACCAGATCACCGAAAAGCTTACCCAGGTAATTGACGGGGTATGCAGGCAGATCCCGGGATTCTATTATGGCAGGCTGGATATAAAATTCAATAGCTGGGAAGAGCTGTGTGAAGGAAAAAACTTTTCTATTATTGAACTGAACGGCGCAGGCAGTGAACCTACTCATATTTATGATCCTGGGCATTCCCTGTTATATGCCTGGAAAGAGATCTGCCGGCACTGGCATTTGCTTTATAAGATCAGCCGCCTGAATGCCCGGCAAAAAACACTTGTGCTAATGAATAGCAGAGAGGGTATAAAAATGATCAGGGACCATCATCGTTATTTAAAAACAATCACACAGGTATGA
- the ppsA gene encoding phosphoenolpyruvate synthase, giving the protein MSKEYSQENTDVAVRSSATAEDLPDASFAGQQETFLNVSGAAELINAVRNCFASLFTDRAISYRETFKYDHFAVGLSVCIQKMVRSDLGSSGVAFSLDTESGFKDVVVINGSYGLGEMVVQGSVSPDEFMVFKPLLKEGYDAVIEKKLGVKDRMMVYGDGPEERVKIIDVDIDLKEQFCLDNEKIIQLSRWVMHIEKYYSALKNKWCPMDVEWAIDGLSNKLFIVQARPETIHSRKDNDTLIEYVLLPHGAMALVKGIAVGDRVGVGKVKLMNATNKGMTEVQDFRAGDVLVTEMTDPDWEPIMKKASAIVTDKGGRTCHAAIVAREMGIPAIVGCGNATAVLSDGEEVTISCAEGETGVVYKGCLPYDVVQTKISDLPAIRTALTLNVASPSLAFRFSNIPNKGVGLVREEFIINNYIGIHPLALLKHKSLSDPKLSQAIQSRIVGFEDEVDFFISKLSFGIAKIASAFYPNKVIVRFSDFKSNEYFNLLGGKYFEPQEENPMIGWRGASRYYSDDYKAAFELECKAIKKVREEMGLGNVVVMVPFCRTVEELLKVKAVMADYGLLPGKDGLELYLMAEIPSNIIMAGEFAEHINGFSIGSNDLTQLSLGLDRDSSLVAHLYDERNPTVKRMLAHLIKTAKECGVKIGICGQGPSDYPDFAQFLVEEGIDSISVTPDSVIKTIKAIHAVEKKIKEKELPLL; this is encoded by the coding sequence TTGTCAAAAGAGTATAGTCAGGAAAATACCGATGTAGCGGTTCGGTCGTCAGCCACTGCAGAAGATCTTCCTGATGCTTCTTTTGCCGGTCAACAGGAAACCTTTCTGAATGTTAGCGGCGCCGCAGAATTGATAAATGCTGTTCGTAATTGTTTTGCTTCCTTGTTTACAGACAGGGCAATTTCTTACCGGGAAACTTTTAAGTATGATCATTTTGCTGTAGGGCTCTCTGTGTGCATTCAAAAAATGGTAAGAAGTGACCTCGGGTCAAGCGGGGTTGCTTTTTCACTTGATACGGAAAGTGGATTTAAAGATGTAGTGGTGATCAATGGTTCTTATGGTTTGGGCGAAATGGTAGTACAGGGCAGTGTTTCTCCTGATGAGTTTATGGTGTTCAAGCCATTGCTTAAGGAAGGTTATGATGCGGTTATTGAGAAAAAGCTTGGCGTAAAAGATCGGATGATGGTTTATGGCGATGGTCCGGAGGAAAGGGTAAAGATCATTGATGTAGATATAGATCTGAAAGAGCAATTTTGTTTGGATAATGAAAAAATTATACAACTGTCACGTTGGGTGATGCATATTGAAAAATACTATTCCGCACTGAAAAACAAGTGGTGTCCTATGGATGTTGAGTGGGCGATAGATGGCTTAAGCAATAAGCTGTTTATTGTTCAGGCACGGCCCGAAACAATTCATTCAAGGAAAGATAATGACACGCTTATTGAATATGTGTTGTTGCCCCATGGTGCCATGGCGCTGGTTAAAGGAATAGCCGTTGGTGATAGGGTAGGGGTCGGTAAGGTGAAACTCATGAACGCCACGAATAAAGGAATGACGGAGGTACAGGATTTCAGGGCAGGCGATGTGTTGGTGACTGAAATGACCGATCCTGATTGGGAACCGATCATGAAAAAAGCATCGGCTATTGTTACTGATAAAGGCGGCAGAACCTGCCATGCAGCCATTGTTGCCCGGGAAATGGGTATACCAGCCATTGTTGGCTGCGGCAATGCAACTGCTGTTTTGAGCGATGGGGAAGAAGTGACCATTTCCTGTGCAGAAGGTGAAACAGGAGTTGTATACAAGGGCTGTTTGCCCTATGATGTGGTGCAAACCAAAATCAGTGATCTGCCTGCAATAAGAACAGCCTTGACGTTAAATGTGGCTTCTCCTTCACTGGCATTCCGTTTTTCCAATATACCCAATAAAGGGGTAGGCTTGGTGCGGGAAGAATTTATCATCAACAACTATATCGGTATACACCCGCTGGCTTTGCTCAAGCATAAAAGTTTGAGTGATCCGAAACTCTCCCAAGCTATACAAAGCAGGATCGTTGGTTTTGAAGATGAAGTAGATTTCTTCATTTCCAAATTATCTTTTGGTATTGCAAAAATTGCATCGGCTTTTTATCCAAATAAAGTGATCGTGAGGTTTTCTGATTTCAAGTCAAACGAATACTTTAATCTATTGGGCGGAAAATATTTTGAACCGCAGGAAGAAAACCCAATGATTGGATGGCGAGGTGCTTCTCGGTATTATTCAGATGATTATAAGGCTGCTTTTGAATTGGAATGCAAAGCCATTAAGAAAGTGCGAGAAGAAATGGGACTGGGGAATGTAGTGGTAATGGTACCGTTCTGCAGAACTGTGGAAGAGCTGTTGAAAGTGAAAGCAGTTATGGCTGATTATGGATTATTGCCGGGCAAAGATGGTCTGGAGTTGTATCTGATGGCAGAAATTCCATCTAATATTATCATGGCAGGTGAATTTGCCGAACATATAAATGGATTTTCTATTGGTTCAAATGATCTCACCCAATTATCATTGGGATTAGACAGGGATTCATCATTGGTGGCACATTTATACGATGAGCGCAATCCCACGGTAAAACGAATGCTTGCTCATCTTATTAAAACAGCGAAAGAATGTGGAGTGAAAATTGGCATTTGTGGTCAGGGTCCATCAGATTATCCCGACTTTGCCCAGTTTCTGGTAGAAGAGGGAATTGATTCTATATCCGTCACACCTGATTCAGTGATCAAAACAATAAAGGCTATCCATGCGGTGGAGAAAAAGATAAAAGAAAAAGAATTGCCGCTCTTATAA
- a CDS encoding YcxB family protein, whose protein sequence is MNTFSITTRLTTKEYARIMFVGLYKKPGFILATILGLYFAITVILDYLNTIDWYSETPTFEIACGAFLLLAPTLIVFIAVRQFTSNPSFQNEIIYTFSDNGVACQGLTFKSEFLWTHIIKQKELGKFLILYHNKKFGNFIDKTKLTTEQLNFIKSKVRQT, encoded by the coding sequence ATGAATACCTTTTCAATTACTACCCGTTTAACAACAAAAGAATATGCAAGAATTATGTTTGTTGGGCTTTACAAGAAGCCTGGATTTATACTTGCAACAATTTTAGGACTTTATTTTGCAATAACTGTTATTCTTGACTATTTAAATACAATCGATTGGTATTCTGAGACACCAACTTTTGAAATCGCTTGTGGCGCGTTTCTTTTGTTAGCACCGACATTGATTGTGTTTATTGCAGTTAGACAATTTACATCAAACCCAAGTTTTCAAAACGAAATAATTTATACGTTTAGCGACAACGGAGTTGCTTGTCAAGGTTTGACATTTAAAAGTGAATTTTTGTGGACACACATTATCAAACAAAAAGAGCTTGGAAAATTTCTAATTCTGTATCACAACAAAAAATTCGGCAACTTCATTGACAAAACAAAGTTGACAACAGAGCAATTAAATTTTATAAAATCAAAAGTGCGACAGACATAA
- a CDS encoding phospholipase D-like domain-containing protein: protein MRTGIHNNKFSVHAISGTHVITLAFDAKENFTNGLLGFAIHRTKFDKKGKDISDGGDWMKGYKPFEEIIDDPQPNVTYPTNLHPIQSFTWADYAVEPEYSYQYKVLPVYGTPSKLKYGEELVLKVHPEQLKDNLHEIYFNRGAAASQAYACRFDNLKPNDKSLTDKEKQERKDWLSRGLFEAVVAYIKQAKGEGWGLRAALYELDQIDVMKTFKEALDNGADVQIVYEARTGEKQTIDNQATLKSAGFKVNDKVITYARKNTDGIPHNKFIILLKNDKPLMIWTGSTNISEGGIFGHSNLGHCIKDKKVAGEYLKYWNFLKNDPSQEDLKEFVDENWPTVDINAMAQDEMTVIFSPRKGNKILDAYAAILGSSERLGIITLPFNVDKRFADVLE, encoded by the coding sequence ATGCGTACAGGTATTCATAACAACAAATTCAGCGTTCATGCAATTTCCGGAACCCATGTAATTACACTTGCATTTGATGCCAAAGAAAATTTCACCAATGGATTATTGGGCTTTGCCATTCACCGCACCAAATTTGATAAAAAAGGCAAAGACATATCGGATGGCGGTGATTGGATGAAGGGCTATAAACCTTTTGAGGAAATTATTGATGACCCGCAACCGAATGTAACTTATCCCACCAACCTTCATCCAATTCAGTCCTTCACCTGGGCCGATTATGCCGTAGAACCGGAATACAGTTATCAATACAAGGTCCTTCCTGTTTATGGAACACCTAGCAAACTTAAATACGGCGAAGAACTGGTGCTAAAGGTGCACCCGGAACAGCTGAAGGATAATCTTCATGAAATATATTTTAACAGAGGGGCTGCTGCCAGTCAGGCCTATGCTTGCCGTTTCGATAATTTAAAGCCCAACGACAAATCACTCACTGATAAAGAAAAACAAGAACGGAAAGATTGGCTTTCAAGAGGATTGTTTGAAGCTGTGGTTGCCTATATCAAACAGGCTAAAGGTGAAGGATGGGGGCTCAGGGCTGCCTTGTACGAACTTGACCAGATTGACGTGATGAAAACATTCAAAGAAGCGTTGGACAATGGAGCCGATGTTCAGATTGTATACGAGGCAAGAACGGGAGAAAAGCAAACCATTGACAACCAGGCAACTTTAAAAAGTGCTGGATTTAAAGTAAACGACAAAGTAATAACCTATGCCAGAAAAAATACGGATGGCATTCCACATAACAAGTTTATTATATTACTAAAAAACGATAAACCCCTTATGATATGGACCGGCAGTACCAATATTTCCGAAGGAGGCATTTTTGGTCACTCTAATCTTGGACATTGCATAAAAGATAAAAAGGTAGCAGGTGAATATCTGAAATACTGGAATTTTTTAAAGAACGATCCTTCGCAGGAAGATTTAAAAGAATTTGTGGATGAAAATTGGCCAACAGTGGATATAAACGCTATGGCACAAGACGAGATGACGGTGATCTTTAGCCCAAGAAAAGGTAACAAAATACTGGATGCCTATGCCGCCATTTTAGGATCGAGCGAACGTTTGGGAATTATCACATTGCCGTTCAATGTTGATAAGCGTTTTGCCGATGTGTTGGAATAA
- a CDS encoding phospholipase D-like domain-containing protein, giving the protein MLNSGKKQSAAAEKFNPDPDVIVAPGAKFEDQWGQWLNEIHTGLNGSNVLYIHTKYLIKDPFGEKPLIITGSANFSTNSTSSNDENMVVIPCSNEKGKTRIQDIYLGEFFRLFDHWYFRYLHSIDKSSKKVQAKRRFLKSTSSEWVPPYFQEGSDRFKRRNNFSFGFKE; this is encoded by the coding sequence ATGCTGAATAGCGGAAAAAAACAATCTGCTGCTGCTGAAAAGTTTAACCCTGATCCTGATGTCATTGTTGCTCCTGGCGCTAAGTTTGAAGACCAGTGGGGGCAGTGGTTAAATGAAATTCACACTGGGTTGAATGGTTCAAATGTTTTATACATACACACGAAATACTTAATTAAAGACCCATTTGGAGAAAAGCCATTAATTATTACAGGATCTGCTAACTTCAGTACTAATTCTACTTCATCGAATGATGAAAATATGGTAGTAATACCCTGCTCAAATGAGAAAGGTAAAACCAGGATACAGGATATTTACCTTGGAGAGTTTTTCAGACTTTTTGATCATTGGTATTTTAGGTATTTGCATAGTATTGATAAAAGCAGCAAAAAAGTGCAGGCTAAAAGAAGGTTTTTAAAGTCAACCTCGTCCGAATGGGTTCCACCCTATTTTCAGGAAGGGAGCGATAGGTTTAAAAGAAGGAACAATTTCAGTTTTGGATTTAAGGAATAA